Part of the Ignatzschineria larvae DSM 13226 genome, ATCATCTCATTGGCAGCACTACTCTCTATCTTAGATCGCCGTTATCGAGTGGGACGTAGAATGAAAGTCAATTCTGAAGTTAAAACAGAAGATATTGCGTAGGAGGAACTATGTTACGAGCTATTGTTGCCGGCGTTATTATTGCAGCCGTAGGATTTTTAATATTTCTCTTTATGAGTCTTGGGAATGATTCTACTTACCTCCCTTCGGCACTGAAAGGTAAACAGTTACCAGCATTTAGTGCTTATGAAGTAGCGGCTCCGGGGGCTACTGCGCGGATTTTAACGGATGAAGATATCCAAGGGCCGGCGCTTTTAAATGTGTGGGCAACTTGGTGTCCTGCTTGTGAAGCGGAACATGAGGCGCTGAAAGAGATTGGTGCCACAGGTGTTCCCATTTATGGCGTTGATTATAAAGATAATCCTGAGAAAGCATATCGTTGGCTTCGGGATCTAGGCAATCCTTATATCTTTACGATTGCGGATGAAAGTGGGCAAATTGGTCTCAATCTTGGGGTTTACGGTGCACCTGAAACTTACTTCTTAGATGCCAATAATGTGATTGTTCATCGTCATGTCGGAGAGATTAGTGTAGATCTCTGGAATCGAGAATTAAAATCGATTTATGAGTCGAGTTTTAATACTGAGCACAATCAAGCAGAGGGGCAATAATGAGATTATTGACAGAACAACGCCAAAGTCGATTTAGCTTTGGAAAATGGTGGCAGATGGGAAGAGTCTTTATTGCGCTGATGGCACTTATTGCAATGTTACAGCCGGCATTCTCTTCTGTAAACCTCTATGAATTTAAGAATCCTGTAGATGAGAAGCGCTTTCAAACTCTCACGCGAGAGCTTCGATGTCCTAAGTGTCAAAATCAAAATATTGCTGATTCCGATGCCCCTCTTGCACAAGATATGCGAGATTTGACTTACAATATGATTATTGATGGTCAAGCAGATGCACAAATTGTCAGCTTTATGGTGGATCGTTATGGCGATTTTGTGATGTACAATCCACCCGTTAAACCTATTACTTGGTTACTCTGGTTTAGTCCAGTGGTGCTTTTACTGTTGATTTTAGCACTCGTCTTTGGTGTCAAAGGACGTAAAAAAGCAACGAAAACAACAGAGGCGGTTGCGGCTTTAAGTGAAGAAGAGCAATCACGTTTACAAAAGATCCTGAAAGAGAATCCATAAGCATTATGACAACACTAGGTATCATCTATACATTACTATTTCTTATTATCTCTGTGGGGCTTCTCTGTTATGCGCTATGGGGGAAAAGTAGCCAACACTATCCACGTTTAAAGGATGTTTATCGGGATAAATATCTTGATGAAACGGAATCTTTAGAGGATGATCTTGCTCGGGGTAAAATTGATCAAGCGGAGTATGATGAGAAGAAAACAGAATTAGCGCGTGATCTTCTTGATGTTGCGAAGCCTGATAGAACTCTCAACTCCCTCTCAAAAGGTATTATAGCGGTACTAGGCGTTGCAGTTAT contains:
- a CDS encoding cytochrome c-type biogenesis protein, with translation MRLLTEQRQSRFSFGKWWQMGRVFIALMALIAMLQPAFSSVNLYEFKNPVDEKRFQTLTRELRCPKCQNQNIADSDAPLAQDMRDLTYNMIIDGQADAQIVSFMVDRYGDFVMYNPPVKPITWLLWFSPVVLLLLILALVFGVKGRKKATKTTEAVAALSEEEQSRLQKILKENP
- a CDS encoding DsbE family thiol:disulfide interchange protein yields the protein MLRAIVAGVIIAAVGFLIFLFMSLGNDSTYLPSALKGKQLPAFSAYEVAAPGATARILTDEDIQGPALLNVWATWCPACEAEHEALKEIGATGVPIYGVDYKDNPEKAYRWLRDLGNPYIFTIADESGQIGLNLGVYGAPETYFLDANNVIVHRHVGEISVDLWNRELKSIYESSFNTEHNQAEGQ